The genomic DNA GGCAGACCCGGTGCACGAGGGCGCCGGAGGGGAGCGCGATGACCCGGGGCGGCGCCGCCCAGGGCTTCGGGCTCCACATGGCGAGCCCGTGGATCCGGCCCGGCAGGGGCGCCCAGGCGTAGTGGCCGCCGATCCGGTCCAGCAGGAAGCCGATGGCGCGGGTCGCCTCCTGCATCAGCAGCAGGTCGGGCTTCTCCTGCGCGACGAGGGCGGCGACGTCGTCCACCGCCGCGCCGGTGCGCCGCAGCAGGTTCCAGCTCACGATCTTGAAGGGCTGGTGCGGCCGCTCGGCGGGGCGGATCGGCGTGACGGGCAACGGTGCGGGGGTGGAGCGGGCCGGGCGTGCAGCAGGATTCATCGGGCCGGTCTCGTACCTCAACGCGCGGCGCTCCCGCCACCGCCACGCTCTAACGCGCCCGGAGCCGGGACGTTCGACCGCTTTCGCGCCGGGCCCGGGCGCGGTCCGACCTGGGCGCCCCACAGCCCATCGCCGGGCGCCGCTTGAGGCGGACCCGGTCGGCGGCCTAAGAGCCGGCATGGCGACGCCGGCCGCTCCGCGGATCGCCGCGCACCGCCATCCCACCGATCCCGTCCGGAGGCCATGACGGCGTTCAGCTTCATCCATGCCGCCGACCTGCATCTCGGCAGCCCGTTGTCGGGCCTCGCCGCGCGCGACGCGGAACTGGCCCGGCGCCTCGCCGCGGCGAGCCGGCAGGCCTTCGAGGATCTGGTGAGCCAGGCGATCGAGCGGTCGGTCGCCTTCGTCGTTGTCGCGGGCGACGTCTACGACGGCGACTGGGCCGACACCACGATCGGCCTGTTCTTCGCCCGGCAGGTCGCGCGCCTCGACCGCGCCGGCATCCGGACGATCCTCGTGCGCGGCAACCACGACGCCGAGAGCGTCATCACGCGCTCGATCACGCTGCCGGCCTCCGTCCACGTCTTCCCGACCGCCCGCGCCGGCACCCTGCGCCTCGACGCGCTCCGCGTCGCGGTCCACGGCCGCAGCTTCCAGGGCCGGGCGGTGGAGGAGAACCTCTCGCTCACTTACCCGGCCGCCGTGCCGGGCTGGTTCAACCTCGGGGTCCTACACACCTCCTGCACCGGCCACGCTGCCCACGAGACCTACGCCCCCTGCTCGGTCGCCGACCTCGCGGCCCGGGGCTACGAGTACTGGGCGCTGGGCCACATCCACGAGTACGCGGAGCTGTCCCGGGATCCCTGGATCGTGTTCCCCGGCAATCTCCAGGGCCGGAGCGTGCGCGAGTGCGGCGAGAAGGGCGCCGTCGTGGTCGACGTCTCCGACGGTCGGGTGACCGGCGTCAGCCGCCTGCCCCTCGACCGGGCGCGATTCGAGCAGATCACGGTCGACCTCGCGGCGGTGGCCGACGCGCGCGGCGCCGTCGAGGCCGTCGAGGCGGCGCTGAGGCCCCTGGCCGGGATCGCGGCGCGCCGGCTGCTCTTGGTCCGCGTCCACCTCGCCGGGACGACCCGGGCCCACGACGCCCTCGCGGCCGATCGCGAGTCCCTGACGGCCGAGATCCAGGCGGCCGCGCACCGGCTGCACGAGGACATCTGGCTGGAGCGCCTGAAGATCGAGACCCGCCGCCCGCGCGCCGCGGCGGAGCCGACCGGCGCCGCCATCGACCCCGCGGCCCTGCTCGCCGACCTCGACCGCGACCCCGAGTTCCGCGCCCGGGCGAAGGCGGCGCTGGCCGAGATCGGCGGCCGGATGCCGGGGACGGCCGCCGCCGAGGCCGACCTCGACGCGGAGTTCGACGCGCTCTGCGCCGAGGCCGAGGCCCTCGTCCTCGGACGCCTCGGCGGCCGGCACTGCTGAGGCGCGCGCCCATGGACCCCCGATGCGCCTGATCCGCCTCGCCTTGGAGCGCTACGGCGCCTTCACGGACCGCACCGTCGCGTTCCGGCCAGACGCGCGCCTGCACGTCGTGCTGGGCGCCAACGAGGCCGGCAAGAGCACCGCGCTGGCGGCGGTCACCGACCTGTTGTTCGGCTTCGGGAAGACGACGCCCTACGCCTTCCTGCACGACATGCCGCAGCTGCGCCTCGGCGCGGAGATCGCCGCCGCCGACGGCCGCCGGCTGTCCTTCCGCCGCCGGAAGGGCAACAGCCGCACCCTCATCGACGCCGACGACGCGCCGCTCGCCGACGACGCGCTAGCCCCGTTCCTCGGCGGCCTGTCCCGGACGGTGTTCTGCCGGGCCTTCGGACTCGACGCGGCGAGCCTCCGGGCCGGGGGCCGCGAGATGGTCGACGTGGAGGGCGAGGTCGGCGCGAGCCTGTTCGCGGCGGGCTCGGGCCTGCGCGGCCTCACGGAGCTGCAGACGACGCTCGACGCGGAGGCCGACGCCATCTTCGCCCCGCGCCAGGCCAAGCACCGGACCTTCTACCAGGCGCTGGAGCGCCACGAGACGGCCCGGCGGGCGATCCGCGAGCGGGGCCTGCGCGCCGGCGACTGGCGCGCCCTGAACGACGAGATCGCCGCGGCGGCCGCGCAGCTCGAGGCGCTCCGGTCCGAGCAGAAGGCCGGGGCGGTCGCGCGCGCCCGGCTGGAACGGTTCAAGCGCGTCCGCCCGATCATCGCCGAGATCGACGCGCTGGAGCGGCGCATCGCCGCCGAGACCGACCTCGTCGACGCGGATCCCGCCTGGATCGCCCGCCTCGGGGCGGCCCTGGACGCGTGCCGCGCCGCGGACGCCGAGGCGGAGCGGGCCGAAACCGCGCGCGACCGGGCCCGCGGCGAGGCCGAATCGGTGCCGGTCGAGCCGGGGCTGACCCATCGGGCGGACGAGATCCTGGCGGCGTTCAGCGGCACAAGGGAGTTCGAGAAGGGCGGCACCGACCTGCCCCGCATCGAGGGCGACGCCCACAAGGTCGGGCTGGATCTGGAGCGGCTGCGCGCCCGGATCGGCGTGCCCGACCTCGCCGCGCTCGAGGCCCGACAGCCCCCGGACGCCGCGCGGGCGCGGACCGAGCGGCTGATCCGCGACGGTCGGACCCTGGCGGCCGCCGAGGAGCAGATCGCCCGCGAACTCGCCGCCGCCCGCGCCGAGCGGGAACGCCTCGCCCGCGAGGTGGAGGCGGCCGACGCGGCCCGGGACCCGACCCCGCTCCGGGAGGCGCTGAAGCCCCTCGCCCGACTGCACGAGTGGATCGCCGCCCGCGACACCCTCGACGGCGCGATCCGCCGGGAGGCGGCGCTGCTGCGCAACCAGGCCGAGCGGCTGTCGCCGCCGGTGCCCGACCTCGCCGCCCTCGTGCGGACGCCCCTGCCCGCCCCCGACACGGTGGCGCGCTACCGTCAGGGCCTCGAGGCGAAGACCCGCGAGCACGAACGGGCCGCCGACCGGTGCGACGCGGCCCGCCGGCAGGTCGCGGTCACCCGGGCACGGCTGCGCGAGCGCGAGGCCGGCCGGCCCGTCGCCACCCGGGAGCGGCTCGACGCCCTGCGGTCAACCCGCGACGCGGCGTTCGCGCCGCTGCGCGACGCCCTCGCGGCCGGCCGGGCGGCCGCCGTCGCCGAGGTCGCGGCCTTCGAGCGCGCGCTCCTCGAGGCCGACCGCGTCGCGGACGAGCGCGCCTCCGACGCCGCCCGGGTCGCCGCCCACGCGGCCGACCTGGAACGGCTCGCCGCCGAGGAGGCGGAGGCCGCGCGAGCCGACGACGTCCTCGCCGGTCTCGCCGCGGAGATCGCGGCGGGCGAGGCGGCGTGGCGCGAGGCGTGGCGGCCCGCCGGGCTCGTGCCCGGTCCTCCGGCCGAGATGGCGGCCTGGCTCGCCGAGGTGGAGAGCCTGATCGAGGCCGAGCAGCGCCTCGCCGCGCAGCGGATCGAGGCCGACCGGCTCCTGGCACGGATCGAGGCCGCGCGGGGGCCCATGGCCGACCTGCGCAGCCGCGCCGGCCTCGACGCCGCGCCGGACCTCGAGATCGCCGCCGCGCTGGACGGTCTCGAAGTGCGGATCGCCGCCCTGGCGAGCCGCTGGGAGGCCAACCTGCAGACCGCCGGCCTGCTGCGCGCGGCCGGACTGTCCGTCGCGCGGCTGGAGGCGAGCCTCGCGGAGACCGCCGCCCGCCGGGCCGCCTGGCGGGCCGACTGGGAGGCGGCGCTGCTGCCCCTCGGCCTCGACGGCACGGCCGGTCCGGAGGAGGCCGAGGGCGCGCTGGAGGCGTGGCGCAGCGTGCCCGACCGGCTGGCGGAGCGGGCCGCCCTACAGCGCCGCTCGGCGGGGATCCGCCGGGACATGGATGCGTTCCGAGCCAACGCCGCCGCCCTGGTCGAGGCCCTGGCGCCCGACCTCGCGGAGGTGTCGCCCGCCGGCGCGGTCCGATCGCTCCACGGCCGCCTCGTCGCCGCGCAGGCCCGCGAGGCGCGCCGCGCCGAGCTCGACCGCCGCCGCGACGAGGCCGAGGCCGCCCATCGCGGCGCCTGCGACTCGCGCGACGCGGCGCGGGCGACGCTCGCCCGGCAGGTGGCCGAGGTGATGCCGGACCTCGCTGCGGCACCGACGCCGGAGATCGACCGGCTGTTCGGCCGCCTCAGCGCGCGGGAGGCGCTGCGCGCCGAGCGCCTGCGGCTCCGCGTCACGCTCGCGGGCGCGGCCGACGGGCTTCCGGAGGCCGAGCTGCGCGCCGGCCTGGAGACCGTGTCGCCGGAGGCGATCGAGGCGGAGCTGGCGCGGCTGTCGCTCGAGGCCGACGAGCAGGCCGAGCGCGGGCAGGTCATCTTCGCGGACCGCGACCGGGCGGAGCGGCGGCGGGCGGAGCTCGAGGGCGGCACCGGCGCCGAGCTGGCCCTCGCGGAGCGCAAGGCCGCTGAGGCGGATCTCCAGGCGGCTTCCCGCTCCTGGGCCGTCTTGCGGCTCGCCGGGCTGATGCTCGGGCAGGCGGTCGCCCGCCACCGCGCGGGGCAGCAGGACCCGCTCGTCACCCGGGCGGGCGCGCTGTTCCAGGCTCTCACCGGCGGCGCGTTCTCCGGTCTGGCGCAGATCTACGACGAGGCCGACACGCCGAAGCTCGCCGGGCAGCGCGCCGGCGGCGGCACGGTCGCCATCGAGGGCATGAGCGAGGGCACCCGCGACC from Methylobacterium oryzae includes the following:
- a CDS encoding metallophosphoesterase family protein is translated as MTAFSFIHAADLHLGSPLSGLAARDAELARRLAAASRQAFEDLVSQAIERSVAFVVVAGDVYDGDWADTTIGLFFARQVARLDRAGIRTILVRGNHDAESVITRSITLPASVHVFPTARAGTLRLDALRVAVHGRSFQGRAVEENLSLTYPAAVPGWFNLGVLHTSCTGHAAHETYAPCSVADLAARGYEYWALGHIHEYAELSRDPWIVFPGNLQGRSVRECGEKGAVVVDVSDGRVTGVSRLPLDRARFEQITVDLAAVADARGAVEAVEAALRPLAGIAARRLLLVRVHLAGTTRAHDALAADRESLTAEIQAAAHRLHEDIWLERLKIETRRPRAAAEPTGAAIDPAALLADLDRDPEFRARAKAALAEIGGRMPGTAAAEADLDAEFDALCAEAEALVLGRLGGRHC
- a CDS encoding ATP-binding protein — translated: MRLIRLALERYGAFTDRTVAFRPDARLHVVLGANEAGKSTALAAVTDLLFGFGKTTPYAFLHDMPQLRLGAEIAAADGRRLSFRRRKGNSRTLIDADDAPLADDALAPFLGGLSRTVFCRAFGLDAASLRAGGREMVDVEGEVGASLFAAGSGLRGLTELQTTLDAEADAIFAPRQAKHRTFYQALERHETARRAIRERGLRAGDWRALNDEIAAAAAQLEALRSEQKAGAVARARLERFKRVRPIIAEIDALERRIAAETDLVDADPAWIARLGAALDACRAADAEAERAETARDRARGEAESVPVEPGLTHRADEILAAFSGTREFEKGGTDLPRIEGDAHKVGLDLERLRARIGVPDLAALEARQPPDAARARTERLIRDGRTLAAAEEQIARELAAARAERERLAREVEAADAARDPTPLREALKPLARLHEWIAARDTLDGAIRREAALLRNQAERLSPPVPDLAALVRTPLPAPDTVARYRQGLEAKTREHERAADRCDAARRQVAVTRARLREREAGRPVATRERLDALRSTRDAAFAPLRDALAAGRAAAVAEVAAFERALLEADRVADERASDAARVAAHAADLERLAAEEAEAARADDVLAGLAAEIAAGEAAWREAWRPAGLVPGPPAEMAAWLAEVESLIEAEQRLAAQRIEADRLLARIEAARGPMADLRSRAGLDAAPDLEIAAALDGLEVRIAALASRWEANLQTAGLLRAAGLSVARLEASLAETAARRAAWRADWEAALLPLGLDGTAGPEEAEGALEAWRSVPDRLAERAALQRRSAGIRRDMDAFRANAAALVEALAPDLAEVSPAGAVRSLHGRLVAAQAREARRAELDRRRDEAEAAHRGACDSRDAARATLARQVAEVMPDLAAAPTPEIDRLFGRLSAREALRAERLRLRVTLAGAADGLPEAELRAGLETVSPEAIEAELARLSLEADEQAERGQVIFADRDRAERRRAELEGGTGAELALAERKAAEADLQAASRSWAVLRLAGLMLGQAVARHRAGQQDPLVTRAGALFQALTGGAFSGLAQIYDEADTPKLAGQRAGGGTVAIEGMSEGTRDQLYLALRLAYLEDYAGRAEPAPFIGDDLFSTFDETRTGYGLDALAAIGARVQPILFTHHRHVADIARDRLGDAVDVVTL